In Halorubrum sp. PV6, a single window of DNA contains:
- a CDS encoding TrkH family potassium uptake protein, protein MTGTIRVGWRASIGLVGDVLTALPVPLSFPLLVALYYGESPLPFLAAAAVALGLGSAFRTVQDPEQNLGPREAFLAVALIWFLVAAVGAVPFVVAGVGTVANPVNALFESMSGLTTTGATVLVDFSLHSRSVLMWRQVIQWLGGLGILILATAVLSEVGVGGAQLMESESQTQDVNKLTPKISRTAQLIWGIYFGLTGLAVVVYFLLGLAFDPKMDLYNAVAHAFTSVATAGFSPEPMSIGAFHPVIQWAVVPFMIVGSTSFVLLYFAINGEPMRLLRNEEFHFYLGAMGSLAAVVGLGLFLDPSTNFGFEATVRHAVFNVASIVTTTGYASTDYVQWAPAAKHILFMGMFIGGMVGSTTCSIKSLRWLVALKSFRRNLYTAIHPDAVRPVRISGNPVDEGAIRDIYAYLLLSLVIFFLLTVVIVVDAERAGLRVNEFEALGAAATTFLNIGPAFGEAGPYGTFATFPITTRGVMIVLMWIGRIEIIPVLVLFTRAFWTS, encoded by the coding sequence GTGACCGGAACGATTCGCGTCGGCTGGCGGGCGAGTATCGGACTGGTCGGCGACGTCCTCACCGCCCTCCCCGTCCCCCTCTCGTTTCCGCTGCTCGTCGCGCTCTACTACGGCGAGTCGCCGCTGCCGTTCCTCGCGGCCGCCGCCGTCGCGCTCGGCCTCGGGAGCGCGTTCCGGACGGTCCAAGACCCCGAACAGAACCTCGGGCCGCGCGAGGCGTTCCTCGCGGTGGCGCTGATCTGGTTCCTCGTCGCCGCGGTCGGCGCGGTCCCGTTCGTCGTCGCCGGCGTCGGCACGGTCGCGAACCCGGTAAACGCCCTGTTCGAGTCGATGAGCGGGCTGACGACGACCGGCGCGACCGTCCTCGTCGACTTCTCGCTTCACTCTCGGTCCGTGCTGATGTGGCGGCAGGTGATCCAGTGGCTCGGCGGCCTCGGTATCCTCATCTTAGCGACCGCGGTCCTCTCCGAGGTCGGGGTCGGTGGGGCACAGCTCATGGAGTCCGAGTCACAGACCCAAGACGTCAACAAACTCACGCCGAAGATCTCCCGGACCGCACAGCTCATCTGGGGGATATACTTCGGGCTCACGGGACTCGCGGTCGTCGTGTACTTCCTCCTCGGGCTCGCCTTCGACCCGAAGATGGACCTGTACAACGCGGTCGCGCACGCGTTCACCTCGGTCGCGACCGCGGGCTTTTCGCCGGAGCCGATGAGTATCGGCGCCTTCCACCCGGTGATCCAGTGGGCGGTCGTGCCGTTCATGATCGTCGGATCCACGAGTTTCGTGTTGCTCTACTTCGCGATCAACGGCGAGCCGATGCGGCTCCTTCGCAACGAGGAGTTCCACTTCTATCTCGGCGCGATGGGGTCGCTCGCGGCCGTCGTCGGGCTCGGGCTCTTCTTGGATCCGTCCACCAACTTCGGCTTCGAGGCGACGGTCCGTCACGCGGTGTTCAACGTCGCGTCCATCGTGACCACGACGGGGTACGCCAGCACCGACTACGTGCAGTGGGCGCCCGCCGCGAAACACATCCTCTTCATGGGGATGTTCATCGGCGGGATGGTCGGCTCGACCACCTGTTCGATCAAGTCGCTCCGGTGGCTGGTCGCGCTGAAGTCGTTCCGTCGCAATCTCTACACCGCCATCCACCCGGACGCGGTTCGGCCGGTCCGAATATCTGGAAACCCGGTCGACGAGGGGGCGATCCGCGACATCTACGCGTACCTGCTCCTCTCGCTCGTCATCTTCTTCCTTCTGACCGTGGTGATCGTCGTCGACGCCGAGCGCGCGGGGCTCCGCGTAAACGAGTTCGAGGCGCTCGGCGCCGCGGCGACGACGTTCCTCAACATCGGGCCGGCGTTCGGCGAGGCCGGCCCGTACGGCACGTTCGCCACCTTCCCGATAACGACGCGGGGCGTGATGATCGTCCTGATGTGGATCGGGCGGATCGAGATCATCCCCGTGCTCGTGTTGTTCACGCGGGCGTTCTGGACCTCATGA